In Bacteroidales bacterium, a genomic segment contains:
- a CDS encoding HipA N-terminal domain-containing protein codes for MIRKWMNNIWKVDGMDYNDTPEDTHAKFHLVYDNQVIAILSYNGNNWQFEYTNEYIQNPATKPITDFPDVKRTYTSEKLWPFFASRIPAINQPFHLKKIRKANIREDDSIGLLKLFGKVTISNPFKLYAV; via the coding sequence ATGATACGTAAATGGATGAACAACATTTGGAAAGTAGATGGAATGGATTACAATGATACTCCTGAAGATACTCATGCTAAATTTCATCTTGTATACGATAATCAAGTGATAGCTATTTTGAGCTATAACGGGAATAACTGGCAGTTTGAGTATACCAATGAGTATATTCAAAATCCGGCAACAAAGCCAATAACTGATTTTCCTGATGTGAAGCGTACATATACATCTGAAAAGCTTTGGCCTTTTTTCGCTTCCAGGATTCCGGCCATTAATCAGCCTTTTCACCTGAAAAAAATAAGGAAGGCCAACATCCGGGAAGACGATTCCATCGGGCTTTTGAAATTGTTTGGCAAGGTGACCATATCAAACCCCTTTAAGTTGTACGCCGTATAA